The stretch of DNA CAAAGCACAGGACAGCTGCCGGGCCACACGCCTCCCCGCGGCCGGCCGCCTGGCCCTCAGGGAGCGGGGACAGGAGACCCCCAGGGCCAGGGCGGAGCCCAGGTCAGGGGCACAGGGGGCAGATGAGCCCCGCTCCTGGCCGAGAAGAGACACCTGGACTCCAGGAAAGAGCCGGGCCGCAAAGCAACCAGGCCAAGGGGTCACGCGGCGGCGGTGGGCCGCCTGGAGGCCTCCCCAGGAGAGAATGGGAGACCCGAGAGTGGCTGCAGTGGATCCCTGGCTCCAGCCTGGGCACAGGGCCAGTCCTGACCTCCACCCACCCACAAGGGGAGCATGAAGGCAGCTCCGGGAGGGGCCGCTTTCCCCAATGGGCAATATCTGGGGACCCCCAGCTGCTGCCAGGGGTCAGGGCATCCTGCACGGAGGGCCCTGCCCTACAGAGCGGACTGGGGAGGGCACAGCGGGGTGAGGGTCAGAGACCAGGTGCCCCAGGCCCCGCTCACTGTCTTGGAGTGGAGACACTGTGGTCTCCAGACAGGCCCCAACCGAGCAGGCCTGGGAAAGGGACCACCCGGCTCCAGCTTCCGGTGGGACGGCTCCCCACCGCCCACAGCTCCCGAAGACGAGTCTGAAAATCTCTTACCTGCTCACGGCCCGCGCCCCATAATCATCCAGACCCTGGTGAGGAAAAGGCAGAAACAGGTCAGGCTGGGGAGCCAGGGGCTGAGGCGGGGTCTGCAGGACAGGGATCCCTCCTGACCCCAGGGTGTGTGATGCTGCCTGCAGCTGAGGACACGAAGcggccctcccacccccagcagggCCCTCCCCGATTCGCAGGGATGCCTCCTTATCTGGCCAGTGGCCAACGGAGAGCTCACACAAGACAGGTCACCTAGTGACCCCCTTCCGCACATGTTCCCTGCGGCCCTTAGCTGTGAGGGTCATGTGGTAAAAAACCCGGCATGTGAGGGCTTCCTGGGGACCCCAGAGTCTGAAACCGTGGAGGGTCGAGGGTAGGGTCTGGGAGGGGAAGCTGGGCTGGCAGAGCCTGATGCAGGGAGCGCAGCCTGCCTCACGCAAGCCTGTGCTGGACCCTGGGTGAAGCGTCCCCGAGCCCCAACACTCCCACTGTAGCTGCCTGGCCCCAAAGAAGCTGCTGCCCCAAAGCCACCAAGGGGTACTGGGGACACCCTCCTCAGCTCTCTCAGCCTTAAAACCAAGTCCAAAGACTGGAATGCAAGAGCAGCAAGCAGTGGTCAGACCCCTCCAGGCCTGGCCAGCTGTGCCATGGGGCCTGGGTAGGGCTGGAGAGGGACCGGGGTGTCTCACAGCTCAGCAAGTGGGCCCCGTGACCCCTGAGGTGCCATGGCTCCCCCAAGGCTGGATCCGCCTCGCCCTCCCTGCTGTTCGCCCTGACCCAGCCTCACTATCTCCAAAATGTTCCATCCAAAGGCCCAGCCACAGCACCCACCTCGCCCCACTCACCACCTAAGTTGTCTCAAATCACGTGCTCACTGTGCCTAAATCATCAGTTCCCTGAAGACACCCTGGACACCTCATACAGCACACACCAGCTGAGCCCTCCTCGTGGCAGGGAGGGGTGGGTGAGGCCGCTCACGACAGCCACCAGACACAGACATCTGGACAGGGCGAGTCGGCCACCACGTACCCAGAGCCCTTCCTTGCCTTGCCCACTTCTAACGTCACACTGTCAACATGGGAGCCCCCTGGGagcgcccccaccccccgctgtTGGGTCAACTCTCTGGCTGCCCAAATTCTAGAGAAATAGGAGTTCTCTTTGATTCCTCTCCTGCCACCTGGGTCCCCTGGCCCCCAGGCAGAGTGAGGCTCTGACCTGGAGACCAGCATGGAACAAAGTTGCTGGCCCCTGCCCACCGTGCCACCACAGCAAACGTCCTGGAAGTCTGGGCCCTCTCCAACCCACGAGCTTCCCAGCAGAGCTGTAGGGACCATCCACACTCACATCACGGGCCCACCTTGACCTGAAGACCACCCTGCACTGGAGGACCGCCGGGTACCCAAGCCTTGATCTTCTCCCTCTGGCTCCCTGGTTCCAGGTAGATGGACCACACATGGCTGGCCCTGCCTCCTAAGAGCCCAGACACGCTAACTAGAAGGTTCTGGTCACGTCTCAGGCAGAGACAGGGTAGCCATCCATCTGCACTCAAACCCACGACTGCAGGAGCCTCCTGGGTCTCAGGGAAGGAGCTCCTCCTCCCAAGAGGTGGCATCCAGAGTGATCCCCAGGCTGAGGGAAGGGCAGACAGAGGGGTAACCGCGCTTCTCTGGAGCCCTGAGACTATAGAGGATGCTGAGCTGTGACCCCTGAGCAGATCACTGCAGGGGTGTTAAGGCCGAATCCAAAGCTCCCGAGTACCAGGCCTTTTGGGGGAGGCACCCTGAACCCGCCCGCCTACAGCCCCCGCTGCGGCCCCGCACTCACCTGCGAGAACGCGGGCACGGCCACGCTGTAGGGCCTCTGCTTGAAGGCGCCAGCCGTCTGGGTGGGGAATGCCCGGGAGGACGTCCCATAGTCAGGGGGCGGGAGGGCCAGGTCCTCCTTGTCCAGGAGGTTGCCCGTGCTGCTGCTCTTGCCCTGCTGCAGgctgtgggggtgggcagggtggtCAGCCGGGCCCAGCTGggccccccccagcccccaccccgccccctcttAAGAGCAGAGTGTAAGGCATGCCAGGGTGGTAAGGGGAGCCCAGTTCACCCTTGCTGCCATCTCGGGTGAGCCCCCGCCCCGCCTCACCCAGCTCTCAGACACCTCCACCCCTCACAGCACCTCCACACCCCTGGACCCAAGGGTCTCAAGTGTGCAGCCCCTGCCCCGAGCTACAGGCCATCTGCCCGCCAGCACGCTCACCTCATGTGCAACCTGTCCCCACCGTCGTTGTCCAGGACTCGGGTGTAGGAGAAGGGAAACCAGCCCCGCCTGGAACAGGAGGCCCCGTCAGAGCGCGTCAGCTGGCCCCAGGTCCCACCCGTTCCCCTGCCCAGCTGCACGCATCTGAGAAGGGGGTGCGTGCACACACTCCAGGGAGACCAGGAGACCCCACTGGGGCATCCATCCAGCTCCGGGCCACCTTGCCCTGGACAGGAGTGGGGCTGTGGGTGAGCGAAGGTGCCAGGACCAAGCAGGGCTCCAACTTCTTCAGCAAGCAGGATGGGATTCCTGGCTCAGCTCCACATGGCTGCAAAGCCACAGACCCAACAGGAGAGGCCGCCCAGAGCCCCCCACGGGGAGGGTGCCCCTTGGCACTCAGAGCTCCCCACCCAGGATGGCGCTTGCCAGGAAGCCAGAGCCAAGCTcagcccagcctctccctccctgGTGGAGGCAGGCTGACCCCTGGGCAGGGGTCTCTCAGCCCACCTAAAGACCCACGcacgatggtggtggtggtggtgggagcagTTGGAAGGGACAGCCCCTGACCTGGGCAGCTTCTGGCTGAGCGAGAGCCAGGCATTGGCACAGCCTCTTGGCAACAAGTGTCAAACTAAGCTGTGAAGGTGTGGCCCGTGACTCAAAGCCACTTCTGGAACCCTCACAAGGGTGGCtcacatgcacagaaaggctctGGGGTAGAAGGCTGGCTTCTCCTGACTGGGAGGCCATATGCACAGGTGGGGTGCTGGGCTGAGTCAAGGGACATAAAAGTGAGGGCTGGTGGGGGTCTGTCTCTCCTAACAGACCCGTGGGACCTGGATAATTGGTCTGAAGGAGGACCCAGGGACAGGATGCAGGGACCTGGGTCAGGAGGCTGACGCCCCCGCCGGACTCACATCTTGGTCTTCTCGCTCTCGCCGTAGTGCCAGCCGTCTCGGGCCTCGGGCACCAGCAGGGTGATGAGGTCACCCTCCTTGAAGCTCAGCAGAGTGCTGTTGTCCCCGGCCGCGTGGGAGAAAATGGCCTTCACCCGCATGCGGCCGTTGCGCTCCAGGCCGGCGGCCATGGAGCTCGAGCGAGGCAGGGTCTTGTTCTCAGCTGCCGGGAACATCAGGGCAGGTGTGAGGGGGAGCTCCACCCCACGCGGGGAAGGGCGCAGTCACCCTCCTGTCAGTTCGGCTGTCTGACCATGGGACGCTCGGAGCCCCCAGGTGGGCCTGGAGGTGGACACTCCACACTTATGGATGGCTGCCAGGCCTCCAGGGCTGTCTGGCTCAGACTCCGGaaggagctgggagctggggtgTGTGTGGATGCGGCCTCTGACCTGCCGCTCATTAGCTGGGGCAGTTCTCTGGGTCTTAGGCTCAGCTTTCCCATCTGCTAATGGGGAGACCCTCACAAGCCAAGGCCCACTGGGGGGGCTGCAGGAGGGGGGGTGCCGTCCATAGCAGACGTGCTGGAGGCAGGGCAAGGAATGGTCCCACGGTCAGCAAAGTGCTCTCCAGCGACACTCACCCGCTCTTGTCACTGGCTGAGCTGCTGGCATCCCTGCACTGCCCTGCCCTGCCACACTCACTTCACGGGGGAGCCCGGTCAAGCTCAAGGATCTGGGATGGAAATCTCAAAGCGGTCCCCAGGGTGCTGCACACACGCGTGCCCGTGAGCCTCCAGGctccccccagcctcccctcGGGGATGCCATGACTGCTGTGGGCCAGGTGGGCCTGGGGCCCCAGTGGAGCGCTTACTGGTGGCGTAGCTGTTCTTGGGCGCCACACTTTTGCGCACAGGAAGCGTGTTGGAGTAGGAGTCGCTCAGCTTGCTCTGAGACTGCGGGGGTGACGTGGACTTGGGCTGGGTGGCCTTGCGGTCAGCCCATGGGTTGTAGTCCTCGCTGTCTGGGCCCGAGACGCCATTCATGACGGGTGCGTTCTCCTGGGCAGACAGCCGCTGTCGACAAGAGGTGACATGGGTGTGGTGTGGCAGGAGGGCCTGAGCCCGGCAAGGTCTCCCTGTTAGGGCACCCCAGGATGCCAACCACTGGCACCAAGGGGAACCACCCCCACACCCACAGAACTTTCTGAAGCAAGGACTTACCCCCACAAATGGGGCCAGTTCAGGGGGCACCGGGAGGGGCTTCGCCCCTGGAATGGGGTCTGAGATGACCAGGTTGGACTTGGAGGCCGAAAGGCCGCTGGGGAGGATGGAGCCGTTACTGTTGCCCATCTGCTGCATCAGCTGCACGGCGCGGTCGGGGATCTTGTTGGGGTCGGCACAGGCCTGCTGCCATAGCGGCAGCTTTTGCGCCAGCAGCTCCTTGCCCTAGAGTGGAGGAAGCCGAACAGGGCGGGCGTGAGGGCCAGCTCAGGCTTCCGCAGCTGGGGGGGCTTCCCCGCAGGGCCAGGAGAGCCCAGGGCTTGTGGTCCACCTCACAGACACAGCCCCTAGGCTCCCAGCTGGCACCAGGTGGCTCCTGAAGAGACACACCCAACCCCAGGTAGGCACACCTGGCTGGGGCTGCTCTTCGCCAGGTGGGGTGCCTCAACCAGGTGAGCCACCTCTAAGTCCCTGACTCCTGACCTGGGAAAGGGGCCGGATATGGTACAGCATGCCCCTCAGCTGAGAGACCTCTCAGAATGAGGTCAAACCAAGGCCTGACCTGAGAGGGGCCTCCCCAGGGGCCTGAGAGAGTTGAAAGAACAGGAGCTCACGTGGTCAGCCAGGGAACAGGATAGGCTCTTCGTGGGCCAACCATGAGGTACTAGAAGAGTGCCGTTCAGGTAGATTGAGGGCACTGTTGGGGAGGGACACAGCTGCCCAGggcctcccaccccaacccagggGCCCTCGAGCCCAGCTGTCCCTCCAGTGTGCTCCAGGGTCTGCCCAGGACACAGGGGGCCAGAGGGCACAAGGGCCTGACAAAGCACGAGGAAGCCACAGGCCTGACCAGGGTCCCAGCGTGAGGGGGTGGCCAAAAGCAAGACACTAGCCTGAGATCCCCTGCAGCCCATTCAGGGGTCTTGGACCCATGGCATGGACACACTTAGGGCCCTGGAGACGGCTCTGCCTCCCCTGTCCTAGCCCTCTGGCCGACGTGGGCTACCCTACCTGCAGCACATGATATAACTGTGTTTCCATGCAGACCCCAGACCCACCCTGGGTGGAGCTTAGGGCAGTCAAGGTCTCCAGGACCTTGGATGGGTCTGTCCAGCCCTGTCTCTCCTCACTTATCTTCCCACTTCTTTTGACCTGTGTCTGGGGCTGGGAGGTGGCGCCCACATGGGAAAACTGGGGGATGCTGGACAAACAGCCCTTTGGAGCAGGCCAGGGCCCCTCCCCCAACTTCCGGTTTAGACCAGGGGCCATGAGGGCTGGCTGCTCATCTGCGTAGAACGTTTAACTGGAAAACAGCCAGGGCAGTTGGCTTACATGTCAGTGGCCACATTCCCTGTGCAATGGCCCAAACTGAAGACAGTTACAATCCAGCCTCTGGCTGAAAGGAACAGTTGATGGGTCTGGGCTGGTGGTGAAAAACTGGGTCAGCAGGAACCCTCACCAACAGGGACCACTCAGGGCTCCCCCTCAGTTGATGGCCCTGTCATTGTCAGGCCTGAACCCAGACAACAGGGAAATGTTAGCTGCCTGCTGCTAGGAATAGCAGTGGGGCTCTGCCTTCATGCCCTGGTGCCCCAGACCCGGGGCTTGTGCCTTTCTCAAACCTCCTGGGGGGCTGGGGTCGTTTCTTGGGAAGTCATCTCGCATACACACGATCTGCCCTCCCGCAGGAAACAGAGATGGTGGCATCCTACAAAAGAATGgctttcctgccttccttccatCACGGATGGGTCCTCGCTCTCCTGAGCAGCCACAGGGCCCAGCGGCCGCCAGAGGGCGCACACGCCTGCCGCACGGCTGCTGGAGCCGCGTGGGCGCTGCGACGGCCCTGCCGGAGCACTGCAGCTCTAGCCAGCACCGCCCCGCTGCCAGCCAGTCCTCCAGGCACAGGACCTGAATGCAGTCTCACGTGGCGGGGTGGCCCCACCCCGACCCTGCAGAGGACACAAGGCCCATCACTGTCCTTGCGCTGCACCTGTGGCAGCAGCAGGCCCTCGGGCAGGCCCAGGCAGGCAGGAGCCTCTCCGTGGAGGCTGAGGGCATCTGCCAGCCTGGGGACCAGAAGCTGAGTCAGATCAAACACGTGTGAGGTGCTGCCCCCAGAACACCTTTACGGAAAAAGGACACAAATGAGGGTCTCCCTGGTTGGCTAGGGCTGCCTAACTACACCTAAGCTCTCAGAACATTCTGGAATGTTCCAGCTGACAGCTCTGACCCCACTCCAGTTCCTACCTGTGGACTACGGGGAACAGAAGCCCCACCGAAGCTATCCGTTTTTTCAGGGGAGAGGTGTACTCCGGGTCGTGCTGGCCTTGGGGGGCTAAGCTGGCCTCTATAGGGGCTGGTACTGCAGCACCTCCCAAGGAGCTTGCTCCCTGGAGAAGACCCTCTCAGTGGGCTACtgatgtgaaaagtgaaacttgaagtgttgttcagtcatgttgcactctttgcgatcccatggactgtagctagccaggttcctctgtccatgaaattctctaggcaagaatactggagtgggttgccattcccttctccaagggattttcttgacccagggactgaaccctggtctcctgcattgcaagcagattctttactgtcagagccaccaggaaagcttgaGTTACTGGTGTAATTGCTCTCAAAAAAAGCACCTGGCAATTTCTACTGGGATTGTAAAACATCTGCAACCTTGACCTGGTAACTGTCCTTCCAGAACTCTCCTCCTGAGGAGATCGAAAATGCACGGGACATTCAGCACAGTGTTCCCTCATCACAGCTCAAGGTGGGGCACGCCCCCGTGTTCCCCAGGGAGGCAGTCTCTGCCAATGAGGGCCCAGTCCCGTGCGGAGCAAGCACCCACCTTGGAGTGGTAGGCGGCGGAGTTCTTGGCCACGGCACACTGCTTCTCCACCAGGAAGCAGAACCTCCGCCTCTCCTCGGTGAGGGCGGTCTTGTAGCCGTCGGACACGTAGCTCTCCAGCTCACCCTGCTTGTTGCCGATGGCATCGATGTactgggggtgggagaggcagaTGAGCCCGCAACGGGACAACACCCCGTCAACCTCCCGTTCTGAGGAGCCCCACAGAGGCGGAGCACACCTCCCGGCCAGCCCACCAGGGTGGGTGCTCGGCCGTGTGGCCACTCACTTTGGCCAAGAGACTATCCCGCTGAGCCACTGCCCCCTGGTGCCCTGGCAGCTGCATGTGTGGGGACCATGTGGCAGACTGCCTGGTGAGGCTGGTGTGGCAGCTCCCTCAGACCCAGACACCAACCATAAAAGCCATCCTGATAGTCGGAAGATCAGgacagctcagctggcactaTGCGTTGGAAAATGACTAGTTCACGCACGAATCCCATGGGAGTGGGCAGAGCGCACAGTTCGATGCTACAGCACACCAGAACGCTCTGGTTCTGCAGGATGGAAAGTTCCAGTAACAGTCCCAGCAAGACTCGGGGCAGCTGTCCCAGGGAGGCCTGCAGGCCCCCCGCGTCTATGTGCGGCCCTGCCTCTGGGATGCAGGAGAGCCTTCCAGCCCCCTCCCtgtctcccctctctccccaaaGCCCACTCCACGCTCCACAAGGGgcacagactcctctgtcctgaaCTGGGATCCCCCTCTACCGTGCCGGCCGGCCGAGGGGACCAGCCTTCACAGAATCAAGCCCCATCCTCTGGCAGGGGCAGACCCGGGCCACGAGGGGGTGGCCTCCCCCGCCTGACTCACCGCCTCCCCCACAGCTCTGACTCAGCATGGGTGGGTGGTGCAGAGCCGGGTGGGTGCAGTGCAGGCTGTTCCTGGCCCCTCCCTGGTCCCCGCTTCGCAGCGGTGTGCAGCTGTAGGGCAAACGCCTGCTGGGTGTGGGCCGTCCCCAGCGCTGTCCCCAGCTCAAGGCTCTGCCAGTGTGAGCCTGCCTGTCCAGCACTCTCACCAGGACAGGGACCCTGCTCCCCGCT from Bos mutus isolate GX-2022 chromosome 19, NWIPB_WYAK_1.1, whole genome shotgun sequence encodes:
- the BAIAP2 gene encoding BAR/IMD domain-containing adapter protein 2 isoform X3, which produces MSLSRSEEMHRLTENVYKTIMEQFNPSLRNFIAMGKNYEKALAGVTYAAKGYFDALVKMGELASESQGSKELGDVLFQMAEVHRQIQNQLEEMLKSFHNELLTQLEQKVELDSRYLSAALKKYQTEQRSKGDALDKCQAELKKLRKKSQGSKNPQKYSDKELQYIDAIGNKQGELESYVSDGYKTALTEERRRFCFLVEKQCAVAKNSAAYHSKGKELLAQKLPLWQQACADPNKIPDRAVQLMQQMGNSNGSILPSGLSASKSNLVISDPIPGAKPLPVPPELAPFVGRLSAQENAPVMNGVSGPDSEDYNPWADRKATQPKSTSPPQSQSKLSDSYSNTLPVRKSVAPKNSYATTENKTLPRSSSMAAGLERNGRMRVKAIFSHAAGDNSTLLSFKEGDLITLLVPEARDGWHYGESEKTKMRGWFPFSYTRVLDNDGGDRLHMSLQQGKSSSTGNLLDKEDLALPPPDYGTSSRAFPTQTAGAFKQRPYSVAVPAFSQGLDDYGARAVSSGSGTLVSTV
- the BAIAP2 gene encoding BAR/IMD domain-containing adapter protein 2 isoform X4, with amino-acid sequence MSLSRSEEMHRLTENVYKTIMEQFNPSLRNFIAMGKNYEKALAGVTYAAKGYFDALVKMGELASESQGSKELGDVLFQMAEVHRQIQNQLEEMLKSFHNELLTQLEQKVELDSRYLSAALKKYQTEQRSKGDALDKCQAELKKLRKKSQGSKNPQKYSDKELQYIDAIGNKQGELESYVSDGYKTALTEERRRFCFLVEKQCAVAKNSAAYHSKGKELLAQKLPLWQQACADPNKIPDRAVQLMQQMGNSNGSILPSGLSASKSNLVISDPIPGAKPLPVPPELAPFVGRLSAQENAPVMNGVSGPDSEDYNPWADRKATQPKSTSPPQSQSKLSDSYSNTLPVRKSVAPKNSYATTENKTLPRSSSMAAGLERNGRMRVKAIFSHAAGDNSTLLSFKEGDLITLLVPEARDGWHYGESEKTKMRGWFPFSYTRVLDNDGGDRLHMSLQQGKSSSTGNLLDKEDLALPPPDYGTSSRAFPTQTAGAFKQRPYSVAVPAFSQGLDDYGARAVSSADVEVARF
- the BAIAP2 gene encoding BAR/IMD domain-containing adapter protein 2 isoform X2: MSLSRSEEMHRLTENVYKTIMEQFNPSLRNFIAMGKNYEKALAGVTYAAKGYFDALVKMGELASESQGSKELGDVLFQMAEVHRQIQNQLEEMLKSFHNELLTQLEQKVELDSRYLSAALKKYQTEQRSKGDALDKCQAELKKLRKKSQGSKNPQKYSDKELQYIDAIGNKQGELESYVSDGYKTALTEERRRFCFLVEKQCAVAKNSAAYHSKGKELLAQKLPLWQQACADPNKIPDRAVQLMQQMGNSNGSILPSGLSASKSNLVISDPIPGAKPLPVPPELAPFVGRLSAQENAPVMNGVSGPDSEDYNPWADRKATQPKSTSPPQSQSKLSDSYSNTLPVRKSVAPKNSYATTENKTLPRSSSMAAGLERNGRMRVKAIFSHAAGDNSTLLSFKEGDLITLLVPEARDGWHYGESEKTKMRGWFPFSYTRVLDNDGGDRLHMSLQQGKSSSTGNLLDKEDLALPPPDYGTSSRAFPTQTAGAFKQRPYSVAVPAFSQGLDDYGARAVSRNPFASVQLKPTVTNDRSAPLLS
- the BAIAP2 gene encoding BAR/IMD domain-containing adapter protein 2 isoform X1, with protein sequence MSLSRSEEMHRLTENVYKTIMEQFNPSLRNFIAMGKNYEKALAGVTYAAKGYFDALVKMGELASESQGSKELGDVLFQMAEVHRQIQNQLEEMLKSFHNELLTQLEQKVELDSRYLSAALKKYQTEQRSKGDALDKCQAELKKLRKKSQGSKNPQKYSDKELQYIDAIGNKQGELESYVSDGYKTALTEERRRFCFLVEKQCAVAKNSAAYHSKGKELLAQKLPLWQQACADPNKIPDRAVQLMQQMGNSNGSILPSGLSASKSNLVISDPIPGAKPLPVPPELAPFVGRLSAQENAPVMNGVSGPDSEDYNPWADRKATQPKSTSPPQSQSKLSDSYSNTLPVRKSVAPKNSYATTENKTLPRSSSMAAGLERNGRMRVKAIFSHAAGDNSTLLSFKEGDLITLLVPEARDGWHYGESEKTKMRGWFPFSYTRVLDNDGGDRLHMSLQQGKSSSTGNLLDKEDLALPPPDYGTSSRAFPTQTAGAFKQRPYSVAVPAFSQGLDDYGARAVSRVHGAAPSPLPVFTHPPLRPRASRQVASWRRQGILATAPLPPPYSCRAVPL